TAGGCTAACGTTACCATAAGACACCAGTCCACTACTAAGTACCTACAGAGCTAATCATCTAGCTAGTTTGTTGGTAGAcatagttatctagctagctaacgttggtaGCTWTGTCAACTCACGATCAAACAAAAGAgggaataaaacatttttacatttaacgtTAGCCATCACAGCTAGCGAACGTTAACTCGCAGCCTTACCTatggtaagttagctagctaacgtacgtTTGACCAGGCCATACATGTAGTTAGCCAAGAGTTAGAAAACGTAAAAACAAACCTGTGACAACGGTGACGTTTCCAGGGCACGGGCTGTTGCAGTCTACTGCACAAAGGTGGATTTGATGGTCTAGGGGCAGTTAGCTATCTTAAAAACTAACACCAGGCCTTTACGGGTGGCTTTCACCATGTAAATGGACGAGGGATTCAGGATTGGTATTGTTTTTCAGTAGCGACGTTGCTATTGGAATGTCGCTGTATTTCTCATCTCGTTAAACGATATTACAGTCCTCGCGTTGCAAAGGTCCTCCATGGTCCATTTTGCAAAAAACACGGCAGGTTACATAAATGATATCCACATCCCACCCTTCAACTTCTAGCGGTTGGTTTGTTTACCTTTGTGAATTGTCACTTGTTAGCTCCCTAACCGATTAGATAGCTAACGTAGCCGCTAAATCGCTAGCAAGTAGCTATTTGCTTGATTTATAAACGCTGGATGAGGCGAAGATTTCGATCCAACATTTGTCGTTGATTGCTATGAAAATTATTTTcggattattaaaaaaataaaaaataatacatttacaagaCTATCTATGTACAGAATATTTATTTGAACATAGAGAAATATGGAAAGTACGCTTGGCGAtatctagctagcctacttcgaTTCAGACTTGAAGCAACGTCGGAAACTAASGTAATGGCTTTTGGGCGGGGTAAACAAAGAGAAAAGTGCCCCACCTAGCGGATGAAACGCACACACCACTCCTRGGCTGAAGTTGATGGATATGatcacagattatccattatattgagcAGATACAAAAGTGGCCGCtaaaacaatggaaatacatttctTATAAAAGGGAAGGCAGTCGGGAgtaggcaagatcaggtgggaccattctagccaatgagagggcagatacgcgtgtgaatAAGAGACACAACTCCGATATAACCGTTTTTTTCCCTCAAAATTGCCGTGATGTCACGtatcctacttatatcagtacactcttaACACCCTAATGATTACGAAacttatattcgatcaaataagtcATGCATTTTTTCatgacctccatacaaaatatCTTCGCTTGGTGAGCGAAAAAACGCCACCTGcgggagaagacagattttgggcccagtYATCCCTCATTCGCCTTTTCCTCTCTGATATGATGGATAGCCGCTGTCAAACCAAGCACTGTTAATTCAAAatcaactctttggcctcaaaCAAACATATTTGTCTTRATTGCATTTGATCAGTTAGATTAACGTTTGAGGAATGAAGATAGAAattacagaggacacagacagtGACTTTGCCATTTCTTGAAATAAAGGCTAAAAACACTCATGTAGAATTAATCAGATTATCAAAGACTACTCAGCTTTCTCTGACTGCACCCATTAAACAAATGTGAAAAGAGTATATCACTGTTGTTTTATCTTGTTGCAACACTAATTATTTTGGGTATAAAACATTGTATTATTAAAAAGGCATGATTTGCTGCCGGATACAGCGACAAAGGATTGTAGACAGATAGAACTAACGACATCCCTAACATTAGTCAGTCTCAATAATACAAGATCTGGCACAGTGCAGAAGGGGGTACTGGTGGATGCTCTAGTATTTGTTAATGCCTGCCCCTCCCTACTGTATGTGCTACAGCATAAAAGGAGGATCTTGAGAGTCAGACAGCATCCTGTCACAAGCAGTTGGCCGAGGAGGAACTACCTCAACAATACGACAGTATCTTTGCAGACAAGAACCCAAAACAAAACTTCTTCTAGAATGGTATGGGAGACCGTTTATTTATACGATATTGCACTTtaccaataaaatgtatttcggCATGAATGGTGATGTCCTAGTTTATGTTGTAAAGATTTTTAGGCaggcatacatttatttttgctaCTCCCCTCCCATCACCCCACACCCTCTTGACACAGGAAGTTTTTTTGTCCCATGATGCAACAAAAGCACTTCCTGGCCTCAATATGTCACTTTAAGATTTTGTTATGAGCTATGGAAACTTGAACTTCAGAAATCAAAACAAGTTGCTCTAAAACCAATTTTTCTgtatccctccctttctctctctcccctccactctctctctctctctccctctaactaaGTGAAATATGACAGAACTTTCAATATAACCAACATATACAATTACAATGTGTCAAAACTTCCCACGGTTGATGAACTTGTTTCACTTTTACATTCTAGTCAAGCTCTTTGGTTGTGTGCGAGGTGGATGAGAGTCTGAAAGAAAAACTGAAGAAGTTTAGATTTCGGAAAGAGACCAACAATGCAGCCATCCTGAGTGAGTAAGACTTCATTGAAACCGTGTTCCTCAGTGGCCCAACTGTCACCTGTTTCacctcatttaaaaaaatcataataaaccCAGAAACATACTGTGTCTAGGACTCAATATAGAATAATTATCCTATTCCCTCAGTGAAAATTGACATGGAGAAACAGCTTGTGATCCTGGAGGAAGAGTATGAGGCAAGTCATGTTGTCTTTCTGAGATGTTGAATATCCCATACGGAGTTAATAATTACTCAAATCCATCCACACCTGTATCAATACCAGTTCaactcaaaacacacactcacatttcaGGACATCTCCCTAGATGACCTGAGGAATGAACTTCCCGAGCGGCAGCCAAGATATCCTTTTATAACATGTCGGAGTGATACAGCAGAAATCTATGTTAACCTCATATTCACCAGCACTGCCAGTATTGAGTTGTATCATTGACCAGTGATTGGATYTCCTTGACAATATAGTGTACATTCATTGTTTACAGCTACAAATACATCCATACAGATGGCAGGGTGTCCTACCCGCTGTGTTTCATATTCTCAAGTCCAGTGGGTGAGTAATTCATCCTAATTCAGTGAATAGCCAATTGAGTGAAGGATTAGCATTGCTGTGCTGCAACATCCCtttgaacaaaataacatttcgaAGGTAGTAAGTGATAATTGAAAGTAATGAGATTCAATCAATATTTATCATATGGAGAGATCAAAAAGGTTCAGTGGACATACATCTGTGAYTTATACACCCTCATCTCAACAGGGTGCAAGCCTGAACAGCAAATGATGTACGCAGGCAGCAAGAACCAACTGGTCTCCGCAGCAGAGCTCACAAAGGTCAGGACTATTTTCTGTTTCAAGTATTGACTGACAATTATGATCTGAGCGTAAGCCCAACCCTAAACTCACAAAATAAATAAGGTATAATAGAAAATGTTCAGAAAATATGCATGTTTAGCCTGATCCTACCCCTTTTCCTCAATAGGTTTTTGAGACGCGAAACATAGATGACTTGTCTGAAGAGTGGCTGATAAACAAACTGTCTTTCTTTCGCTGAATAGACACTTGTGTTCACATTGGCAAAAGTACATGTATTGAGCATACCAGTACATTAACCTCATTACTGGTTTGCAATAAATTGCTTATAGTGTCACTTATKTTATTGCATTCTTATTCCTTAGTTGTACTCAGAAACCATTATTACCAGCCTGGTTGCCAGTCTTTCTGCTCTCTTTTGTCAACTCCTTGTGG
The genomic region above belongs to Salvelinus sp. IW2-2015 linkage group LG4p, ASM291031v2, whole genome shotgun sequence and contains:
- the LOC111958601 gene encoding glia maturation factor gamma-like, encoding MSSSLVVCEVDESLKEKLKKFRFRKETNNAAILMKIDMEKQLVILEEEYEDISLDDLRNELPERQPRFIVYSYKYIHTDGRVSYPLCFIFSSPVGCKPEQQMMYAGSKNQLVSAAELTKVFETRNIDDLSEEWLINKLSFFR